In Candidatus Marsarchaeota archaeon, the sequence GATTTATTTCTAGCGTTGCCTTCAATTACTTGCCTGTACGTGCTTATAAGCTTTTCAGTGACATTCTGCACGGAATAGCTTCTTGCCGTTGCTATGCATTCTTTATAAGAACCTAAATTATTTATAACCTTTTCTATTTTATCCGCACAATCGCTATAATCCATTGGCCTGAACTTTTCGCCGTTTTGGCCATTTTTTATTATTTCCTTAAGCGCCAGGTAGTCTGCGCCCACCACTGGTTTGCCTGTGGCCATTGCCTCAAGCGATACTATGCCCTGGGTCTCGAATGTGGAAGGCAGGCACAGAAGGTCTGAAGCGGCATAGTATTTCGGCAGATCCGCCTCTTCTACAAAACCGGTAAATTTAACTATGTCCTCAATGTGCGCACGCTTTGCCATTGCAATGCTGCTTGCCATTGCCGGGCCTGTCCCGACGACAACAAACTTTATGCGCTCGTGCCTCAGCTTCTTTGCCGCCTTAATTAGCGTATGTATATTCTTTTCCATGCTTATCCTGCCGACGTAAAGCACTATGTGGTCGGCGTTGCCGTCCAATAGCATCTCCCTCAAGCTTTTCGCTTTTATGCCAGGGTTGAATCTTTTCATATCGACGCCGTTGGGGACCACGTTCACGTTGCGTATGCCTTTCGCATACAGCAGCTTGCTTATCGCCATGCTGGGCGCTATCACCTTATTGCATTTGGTGTAGAAGAACCTCGCATATGGCCAGGCATACTTTATGAAAAGCTGCTGTGCAAGCTTTCCAGAAACGCCGTATTCCTTTATTACGCTCTTCCTTGTGAACAGCGTATGGAATGAGCCGACTATCGGCATGCGGCTCATCTTTGCCGCAAACATGCCGTATGTGCCGACCATGAAAGGTGTTTGCAGATGGACTATGTCTGCATCGTATATGCCTATTTTGTTTGCCGCAAGGAATGGCATTAGCGCAAGGCTGTACTGCGGGTAGCGCCTGAATTTTATTCCAGGCACCACTATTATGTCGTCCCTCTTTGCGAACTGCTCCTTTGTCTTCTTGTTGCCTGCAGCCACAATGACTACCCTGTGGCCTTTTTGCTCGAGCGCTTTCTTGAAATCGAGCATCGAGGTAACTGCGCCATCGACGGCTGGCAAAAACGTGTCTGTGTAAAAGAAAATATTGAGTTTGTTTCGCATGGTCTTGCCATTGGTATATTTGCTTGCCTGCGCGGCTGTTCAGAGCTTTATTGCTTCTCCGCTGGCTTCCTTTATTTTCTGCACGGCTTTTTCGGAAAATGCAGTGGCCTTTATTTTTGCCGGAGCAGAGAGGCTGCCGTTGCTCAGCACTTTATATCCTTCAAGAACCAGTTCGTTTGAATTGCTCTTTGACAAAAGCACGCTTACCGAGGAAAGGCTTATGCTTTTCAGCTTCACGGGCCTCCACTTTTTGAAGCCGCGCTTGTTCAAAAGCTCCGGATGCTTTGCAGTCATCCATGTGAAATTGTGCTTCCTTGCGCCTGCATTGCCGACCCCGCCGCGGTCGCCGGCGCCTCTTGCATTCTTTATGTTGCCTACTCCCCACCTGCGCTTGCCAAGGTATTTCCTGCTTCTTTTTTGATGCCTTACTACCATTAAATCATCCTCTTTATCAGGCCGTTTATTTCGTCTCCCATATAGCCCAGGTTGCCGCCCTGCTTGAACCCTAGCTTCGTGCTCTTGTAGCCATGCCTTGGCGGGTGAAGCCTTATAGGCATAAGCTCCTTGAGCTTTGACATGTCTGCTTTGCCTTCGATGAGCTCCTTTGGAGCTGCATCAAAGCCTGCCTTTTTGAGAAGCTTCCCAAGGGTATCCTCGCTGAGCTCGCCATACGCTACGTAGTTGTTGCACTTGTTAAGCATTCCTTCGTAGGAGTCCGAAACCTTCAGTATTGTGCAGTTGTTGACATGCTTCAGCCTCAACCTTTCCAGCGTTTCTGCTATGCTGCCGCGCACATTTACAGTGCCACGGATCCTGACTACTCCAATTAGCTTGTTCTTTATAGATTTCGACATAAAAATGCGCCTTTACCTAATACCTGGGCCTTAAGCTCGCTTAATTATATTCATTACAAATATATTAAAGCTTGCCGATTGCCGCGCCAAATCTTATCTTTTTGAACATTTTTATATTTTTGCATTATGCAGCGGCACCAATAAGAATAGGTTTTAAAAAGAGGCATTGGAAAGCTCAGAGCTTTCCTATGTCCTTAACCACGTCTATGTCCAGAGCGCGCTCGCCTTTTTTCCAGTTTGCAGGTATTGCGCACATGTGCCCTTCTTTTGCTGGATGGTCCCTCAAGTATTTCAGCCCCAAGAAGGCATTCAGAACGTGTTCGGCATCCTTGCCAAGGTTGTTGTTGAACGCTGCCATGTACTGTATAGTGCCTTCAGGGTCAATTATAACAACAGACCTCATGGCCTGCCCAGACTGTGCGTTCAAAAGGCCGAATCTCTTTGTTATCGACTTGTTGAAATCTTCAATCATAGGTATTATGCTCTTCTGAACTCTGGGGCTTGTCTGTGCCCATCCCTTGTGCGAAAAAACGCTGTCCGTGCTTATGGCGAAGACTTCCGCGTCGTTCTTTTTGAATTCGTCATAAAGGCCCATAAATGCCTCTATGTCTGTTGCACATACAAATGTGAAATCGCCTGGATAGAACGTAAGTATGTTCCACTTGCCTTTTTCCGGAATCTTCACCTTTTCTATCTTGTCATCTTTTGGAAAGTATGCGCTTGCCTCTATCTCTTCGAATCGCTCCTCTATTGGTATCTGATCCATCAAATCACCATTATACATTTATTTATCTAAATATTTAAATATTTTGTTATTTTTATTATATCAATTGATATAAATGCCAAAAAATTTGTCTAAGGATTTAGATAAATTCATAGTTGACAGGCTGCTGTCTGATTCGAAAGTGCGCGTTGACAT encodes:
- a CDS encoding glycosyltransferase, giving the protein MRNKLNIFFYTDTFLPAVDGAVTSMLDFKKALEQKGHRVVIVAAGNKKTKEQFAKRDDIIVVPGIKFRRYPQYSLALMPFLAANKIGIYDADIVHLQTPFMVGTYGMFAAKMSRMPIVGSFHTLFTRKSVIKEYGVSGKLAQQLFIKYAWPYARFFYTKCNKVIAPSMAISKLLYAKGIRNVNVVPNGVDMKRFNPGIKAKSLREMLLDGNADHIVLYVGRISMEKNIHTLIKAAKKLRHERIKFVVVGTGPAMASSIAMAKRAHIEDIVKFTGFVEEADLPKYYAASDLLCLPSTFETQGIVSLEAMATGKPVVGADYLALKEIIKNGQNGEKFRPMDYSDCADKIEKVINNLGSYKECIATARSYSVQNVTEKLISTYRQVIEGNARNKSSY
- a CDS encoding uL15 family ribosomal protein, whose product is MVVRHQKRSRKYLGKRRWGVGNIKNARGAGDRGGVGNAGARKHNFTWMTAKHPELLNKRGFKKWRPVKLKSISLSSVSVLLSKSNSNELVLEGYKVLSNGSLSAPAKIKATAFSEKAVQKIKEASGEAIKL
- a CDS encoding uL30 family ribosomal protein, which produces MSKSIKNKLIGVVRIRGTVNVRGSIAETLERLRLKHVNNCTILKVSDSYEGMLNKCNNYVAYGELSEDTLGKLLKKAGFDAAPKELIEGKADMSKLKELMPIRLHPPRHGYKSTKLGFKQGGNLGYMGDEINGLIKRMI
- a CDS encoding peroxiredoxin; protein product: MDQIPIEERFEEIEASAYFPKDDKIEKVKIPEKGKWNILTFYPGDFTFVCATDIEAFMGLYDEFKKNDAEVFAISTDSVFSHKGWAQTSPRVQKSIIPMIEDFNKSITKRFGLLNAQSGQAMRSVVIIDPEGTIQYMAAFNNNLGKDAEHVLNAFLGLKYLRDHPAKEGHMCAIPANWKKGERALDIDVVKDIGKL